From the Osmerus eperlanus chromosome 21, fOsmEpe2.1, whole genome shotgun sequence genome, one window contains:
- the gk gene encoding glycerol kinase isoform X4, with protein MVFNAKTAELLSHHQVEIKQSFPKEGWVEQDPKDILQSVYECMERTCEKLTQLNIDISNIKAIGVTNQRETTIVWDKETGEPLYNAIVWLDLRTQSTVERLINKTPGRNKNHLKHKTGLPISTYFSAVKLRWLMDNVDEVHKAILTHRAMFGTIDSWLIWCLTGGKKGGVHCTDVTNASRTMLFNIHTMEWDPELCKYFDIPMEILPKVRSSSEIYGLMKISSSLTSGSLSGIPISGCLGDQSAALVGQMCFQDGQAKNTYGTGCFLLRNTGAKPVMSDHGLLTTVAYKLGRDKPACYALEGSVAIAGAVVRWLKDNLGIIQTSTELEKLAASVGTSYGCYFVPAFSGLYAPYWEPSARGIICGLTQFTNKSHLAFAALEAVCFQTREIMDAMNQDSGIPLSQLQVDGGMTSNRLLMQLQADILCVPVVKPSMPETTALGAAMAAGSAEGVSVWSLNPEDLSEVTSEKFEPQINPEESEFRYARWKKAVQKSMNWETTEPISNGNGETSIFSSAPLGFYILGSLFMLIGAKYIADC; from the exons ATG GTGTTCAATGCCAAAACAGCAGAGCTTCTCAGCCACCACCAGGTTGAGATAAAACAGAGTTTCCCCAAAGAAGG CTGGGTGGAACAAGATCCCAAAGATATACTCCAGTCTGTTTATGAGTGCATGGAGAGGACATGTGAAAAACTCACCCAGCTCAACATAGACATCTCCAATATCAAAG CAATCGGAGTGActaaccagagagagaccacaatAGTTTGGGATAAGGAGACAGGCGAGCCACTTTACAATGCTATTG tgtggctaGATTTGCGGACGCAGTCAACAGTAGAGCGGCTCATCAACAAGACCCCTGGACGCAACAAGAACCACCTGAAG CACAAGACCGGCCTTCCCATCAGTACTTACTTCAGCGCTGTGAAGCTCCGCTGGCTGATGGATAACGTGGATGAGGTCCACAAGGCGATCCTGACACACCGAGCCATGTTCGGGACCATTGACTCCTGGCTCATCTGG TGTCTGACaggggggaagaaaggaggTGTCCACTGCACCGATGTGACCAACGCCAGCAGGACTATGCTCTTCAACATCCACACCATGGAGTGGGACCCAGAGCTCTGCAA ATATTTTGATATTCCAATGGAGATCCTGCCGAAAGTTAGGAGTTCCTCTGAAATCTACGGTTTAATG AAAATAAGTTCTAGCCTG ACATCCGGCTCGCTCTCTGGTATTCCAATCTCAGGG TGTCTTGGGGACCAATCAGCTGCCCTTGTTGGACAAATGTGCTTTCAAGATGGACAGGCCAAAAACac GTATGGGACTGGCTGTTTTCTGCTGAGAAACACTGGAGCCAAG CCCGTCATGTCTGACCACGGCCTTCTGACCACCGTGGCTTACAAACTGGGCCGAGACAAACCCGCCTGCTATGCCTTAGAG GGTTCAGTGGCCATTGCGGGAGCTGTAGTACGCTGGTTAAAGGACAACCTAGGCATCATTCAGACCTCCACTGAGCTGG AGAAGTTGGCTGCTTCTGTAGGGACGTCGTACGGGTGTTACTTTGTTCCTGCGTTCTCTGGCTTGTACGCCCCCTACTGGGAGCCCAGCGCACGAGG AATAATTTGCGGCCTGACTCAGTTCACTAACAAAAGTCACCTGGCCTTCGCTGCATTAGAAGCTGTGTGTTTCCAGACAAGAGAG ATTATGGATGCGATGAACCAGGACAGTGGGATCCCTTTGTCTCAGCTGCAGGTAGACGGGGGCATGACCTCCAACAGACTGCTAATGCAGCTGCAAGCAGATATACTCTGCGTACCTGtcg TGAAGCCATCCATGCCGGAGACCACAGCTCTGGGGGCTGCCATGGCAGCGGGGTCAGCAGAAGGGGTCAGTGTGTGGAGCCTTAACCCAGAGGACCTCAGCGAGGTCACTTCCGAGAAGTTTGAGCCACAGATCAACCCGGAAG AGAGTGAATTTAGGTATGCTCGCTGgaagaaagctgtgcagaaatcCATGAACTGGGAGACCACAGAGCCCATCAGCAATGGAAACG GTGAAACTAGTATCTTCAGTAGTGCCCCACTGGGCTTTTACATACTGGGTAGCTTGTTTATGTTAATTGGAGCAAAATACATTGCAG ACTGCTAG
- the gk gene encoding glycerol kinase isoform X2: MNGSMAASSNRVMLGPLVAAIDQGTSSTRFLVFNAKTAELLSHHQVEIKQSFPKEGWVEQDPKDILQSVYECMERTCEKLTQLNIDISNIKAIGVTNQRETTIVWDKETGEPLYNAIVWLDLRTQSTVERLINKTPGRNKNHLKHKTGLPISTYFSAVKLRWLMDNVDEVHKAILTHRAMFGTIDSWLIWCLTGGKKGGVHCTDVTNASRTMLFNIHTMEWDPELCKYFDIPMEILPKVRSSSEIYGLMTSGSLSGIPISGCLGDQSAALVGQMCFQDGQAKNTYGTGCFLLRNTGAKPVMSDHGLLTTVAYKLGRDKPACYALEGSVAIAGAVVRWLKDNLGIIQTSTELEKLAASVGTSYGCYFVPAFSGLYAPYWEPSARGIICGLTQFTNKSHLAFAALEAVCFQTREIMDAMNQDSGIPLSQLQVDGGMTSNRLLMQLQADILCVPVVKPSMPETTALGAAMAAGSAEGVSVWSLNPEDLSEVTSEKFEPQINPEESEFRYARWKKAVQKSMNWETTEPISNGNGETSIFSSAPLGFYILGSLFMLIGAKYIADC; the protein is encoded by the exons ATGAACGGCAGCATGGCTGCATCTTCAAATCGGGTTATGCTGGGGCCGTTAGTAGCTGCCATTGACCAGGGCACAAGCTCTACACGGTTTTTG GTGTTCAATGCCAAAACAGCAGAGCTTCTCAGCCACCACCAGGTTGAGATAAAACAGAGTTTCCCCAAAGAAGG CTGGGTGGAACAAGATCCCAAAGATATACTCCAGTCTGTTTATGAGTGCATGGAGAGGACATGTGAAAAACTCACCCAGCTCAACATAGACATCTCCAATATCAAAG CAATCGGAGTGActaaccagagagagaccacaatAGTTTGGGATAAGGAGACAGGCGAGCCACTTTACAATGCTATTG tgtggctaGATTTGCGGACGCAGTCAACAGTAGAGCGGCTCATCAACAAGACCCCTGGACGCAACAAGAACCACCTGAAG CACAAGACCGGCCTTCCCATCAGTACTTACTTCAGCGCTGTGAAGCTCCGCTGGCTGATGGATAACGTGGATGAGGTCCACAAGGCGATCCTGACACACCGAGCCATGTTCGGGACCATTGACTCCTGGCTCATCTGG TGTCTGACaggggggaagaaaggaggTGTCCACTGCACCGATGTGACCAACGCCAGCAGGACTATGCTCTTCAACATCCACACCATGGAGTGGGACCCAGAGCTCTGCAA ATATTTTGATATTCCAATGGAGATCCTGCCGAAAGTTAGGAGTTCCTCTGAAATCTACGGTTTAATG ACATCCGGCTCGCTCTCTGGTATTCCAATCTCAGGG TGTCTTGGGGACCAATCAGCTGCCCTTGTTGGACAAATGTGCTTTCAAGATGGACAGGCCAAAAACac GTATGGGACTGGCTGTTTTCTGCTGAGAAACACTGGAGCCAAG CCCGTCATGTCTGACCACGGCCTTCTGACCACCGTGGCTTACAAACTGGGCCGAGACAAACCCGCCTGCTATGCCTTAGAG GGTTCAGTGGCCATTGCGGGAGCTGTAGTACGCTGGTTAAAGGACAACCTAGGCATCATTCAGACCTCCACTGAGCTGG AGAAGTTGGCTGCTTCTGTAGGGACGTCGTACGGGTGTTACTTTGTTCCTGCGTTCTCTGGCTTGTACGCCCCCTACTGGGAGCCCAGCGCACGAGG AATAATTTGCGGCCTGACTCAGTTCACTAACAAAAGTCACCTGGCCTTCGCTGCATTAGAAGCTGTGTGTTTCCAGACAAGAGAG ATTATGGATGCGATGAACCAGGACAGTGGGATCCCTTTGTCTCAGCTGCAGGTAGACGGGGGCATGACCTCCAACAGACTGCTAATGCAGCTGCAAGCAGATATACTCTGCGTACCTGtcg TGAAGCCATCCATGCCGGAGACCACAGCTCTGGGGGCTGCCATGGCAGCGGGGTCAGCAGAAGGGGTCAGTGTGTGGAGCCTTAACCCAGAGGACCTCAGCGAGGTCACTTCCGAGAAGTTTGAGCCACAGATCAACCCGGAAG AGAGTGAATTTAGGTATGCTCGCTGgaagaaagctgtgcagaaatcCATGAACTGGGAGACCACAGAGCCCATCAGCAATGGAAACG GTGAAACTAGTATCTTCAGTAGTGCCCCACTGGGCTTTTACATACTGGGTAGCTTGTTTATGTTAATTGGAGCAAAATACATTGCAG ACTGCTAG
- the zgc:64002 gene encoding nicotinamide N-methyltransferase: MQEAHKPTFTEGEFYQVHFNARVYIDSFYSNPDGHPDENDVPFSLWSLSKTFSSGKHSGQRLIDIGTGPSIHSLISASEHYEDILVSDYTDSNRQEIKKWLNDEEGCFDWLPVIQYVCNLGGERTPSQVAQQLRQRVKQVLKCDVRLENPFHPVTVEPADCIVTSLCLEAACKDLETYCCSLRNIASLLRPGGLLVMVGVLGETYYVVGGQRFSCLDLSQATVEGILKELGFSITEFNVRSAPNRENDTVSDYSAVFHLMAVKSVKAG; encoded by the exons ATGCAGGAGGCCCATAAACCCACCTTTACAGAGGGTGAATTTTATCAAGTTCATTTTAACGCTCGGGTGTATATCGACTCATTTTACTCCAATCCTGATGGTCATCCGGACGAGAACGATGTACCCTTCTCATTGTGGAGTCTAAGCAAGACTTTCTCTTCAG GGAAACACAGTGGGCAAAGACTTATAGATATTGGCACTGGTCCCTCAATCCACAGCTTAATAAGTGCCAGTGAACACTATGAAGACATTCTGGTATCAGATTACACTGATAGCAATCGTCAGGAAATAAAGAAGTGGCTCAATGATGAGGAGGGTTGTTTTGACTGGCTCCCAGTCATCCAGTATGTGTGCAATCTTGGGGGGGAAAG GACACCCTCCCAAGTGGCGCAGCAgctgagacagagagtgaagcAGGTTTTGAAGTGTGACGTCCGCCTGGAGAACCCTTTTCACCCAGTCACAGTGGAACCAGCAGACTGCATTGTCACCAGTCTGTGTCTGGAAGCTGCATGCAAAGACCTGGAGACCTACTGCTGTTCACTGCGCAACATTGCATCCCTGCTGCGCCCGGGGGGGTTGCTTGTCATGGTTGGAGTGCTTGGAGAGACTTACTATGTCGTGGGGGGACAGAGGTTCTCCTGTCTTGACTTGTCTCAGGCCACCGTTGAGGGAATTCTGAAGGAGCTTGGCTTTTCTATAACGGAATTTAATGTTCGGTCTGCTCCAAACCGAGAAAACGATACAGTGTCTGACTACAGTGCTGTGTTTCACTTGATGGCTGTTAAGTCAGTTAAAGCTGGTTAA
- the gk gene encoding glycerol kinase isoform X1, which yields MNGSMAASSNRVMLGPLVAAIDQGTSSTRFLVFNAKTAELLSHHQVEIKQSFPKEGWVEQDPKDILQSVYECMERTCEKLTQLNIDISNIKAIGVTNQRETTIVWDKETGEPLYNAIVWLDLRTQSTVERLINKTPGRNKNHLKHKTGLPISTYFSAVKLRWLMDNVDEVHKAILTHRAMFGTIDSWLIWCLTGGKKGGVHCTDVTNASRTMLFNIHTMEWDPELCKYFDIPMEILPKVRSSSEIYGLMKISSSLTSGSLSGIPISGCLGDQSAALVGQMCFQDGQAKNTYGTGCFLLRNTGAKPVMSDHGLLTTVAYKLGRDKPACYALEGSVAIAGAVVRWLKDNLGIIQTSTELEKLAASVGTSYGCYFVPAFSGLYAPYWEPSARGIICGLTQFTNKSHLAFAALEAVCFQTREIMDAMNQDSGIPLSQLQVDGGMTSNRLLMQLQADILCVPVVKPSMPETTALGAAMAAGSAEGVSVWSLNPEDLSEVTSEKFEPQINPEESEFRYARWKKAVQKSMNWETTEPISNGNGETSIFSSAPLGFYILGSLFMLIGAKYIADC from the exons ATGAACGGCAGCATGGCTGCATCTTCAAATCGGGTTATGCTGGGGCCGTTAGTAGCTGCCATTGACCAGGGCACAAGCTCTACACGGTTTTTG GTGTTCAATGCCAAAACAGCAGAGCTTCTCAGCCACCACCAGGTTGAGATAAAACAGAGTTTCCCCAAAGAAGG CTGGGTGGAACAAGATCCCAAAGATATACTCCAGTCTGTTTATGAGTGCATGGAGAGGACATGTGAAAAACTCACCCAGCTCAACATAGACATCTCCAATATCAAAG CAATCGGAGTGActaaccagagagagaccacaatAGTTTGGGATAAGGAGACAGGCGAGCCACTTTACAATGCTATTG tgtggctaGATTTGCGGACGCAGTCAACAGTAGAGCGGCTCATCAACAAGACCCCTGGACGCAACAAGAACCACCTGAAG CACAAGACCGGCCTTCCCATCAGTACTTACTTCAGCGCTGTGAAGCTCCGCTGGCTGATGGATAACGTGGATGAGGTCCACAAGGCGATCCTGACACACCGAGCCATGTTCGGGACCATTGACTCCTGGCTCATCTGG TGTCTGACaggggggaagaaaggaggTGTCCACTGCACCGATGTGACCAACGCCAGCAGGACTATGCTCTTCAACATCCACACCATGGAGTGGGACCCAGAGCTCTGCAA ATATTTTGATATTCCAATGGAGATCCTGCCGAAAGTTAGGAGTTCCTCTGAAATCTACGGTTTAATG AAAATAAGTTCTAGCCTG ACATCCGGCTCGCTCTCTGGTATTCCAATCTCAGGG TGTCTTGGGGACCAATCAGCTGCCCTTGTTGGACAAATGTGCTTTCAAGATGGACAGGCCAAAAACac GTATGGGACTGGCTGTTTTCTGCTGAGAAACACTGGAGCCAAG CCCGTCATGTCTGACCACGGCCTTCTGACCACCGTGGCTTACAAACTGGGCCGAGACAAACCCGCCTGCTATGCCTTAGAG GGTTCAGTGGCCATTGCGGGAGCTGTAGTACGCTGGTTAAAGGACAACCTAGGCATCATTCAGACCTCCACTGAGCTGG AGAAGTTGGCTGCTTCTGTAGGGACGTCGTACGGGTGTTACTTTGTTCCTGCGTTCTCTGGCTTGTACGCCCCCTACTGGGAGCCCAGCGCACGAGG AATAATTTGCGGCCTGACTCAGTTCACTAACAAAAGTCACCTGGCCTTCGCTGCATTAGAAGCTGTGTGTTTCCAGACAAGAGAG ATTATGGATGCGATGAACCAGGACAGTGGGATCCCTTTGTCTCAGCTGCAGGTAGACGGGGGCATGACCTCCAACAGACTGCTAATGCAGCTGCAAGCAGATATACTCTGCGTACCTGtcg TGAAGCCATCCATGCCGGAGACCACAGCTCTGGGGGCTGCCATGGCAGCGGGGTCAGCAGAAGGGGTCAGTGTGTGGAGCCTTAACCCAGAGGACCTCAGCGAGGTCACTTCCGAGAAGTTTGAGCCACAGATCAACCCGGAAG AGAGTGAATTTAGGTATGCTCGCTGgaagaaagctgtgcagaaatcCATGAACTGGGAGACCACAGAGCCCATCAGCAATGGAAACG GTGAAACTAGTATCTTCAGTAGTGCCCCACTGGGCTTTTACATACTGGGTAGCTTGTTTATGTTAATTGGAGCAAAATACATTGCAG ACTGCTAG
- the pwp2h gene encoding PWP2 small subunit processome component — translation MKFAYRFSNLLGAVYRHGNLSFSKDGNSVISPVGNRISVFDLKNNKSETLPVSTTKNITCVGLSPDGCLAVLVDEDGAALLVSLVTRASLHHFHFHKPVNSVRFSPDGRKFVVTKENVALMYHAPGKKREFNAFVLDKSYYGPYDETTCIDWTDDSKCFVVGSKDMSTWVFGAERWANLIYYSLGGHKDLIVGCFFEKDSLDLYTVSQDGMLCVWESDTEPDGLVLRRPRETPQPAGRPSTRGDQSEEEENREEGEEGEPRGEVVKGKADGPIETEGVANVRYKLISKHFFNKEGDFNNLTAATFHKPTHILVTGFASGVFHLHELPDFNLIHSLSISDQRIASVAINGSGDWIGFGCSGLGQLLVWEWQSESYVFKQQGHFNNMAALAYSPDGQYIVTGGDDGKVKVWNTSSGLCFVTFTEHTSSVTNVTFTSSGFVIVSASLDGTVRAFDLHRYRNFRTFTSPRPTQFSSLAVDPSGDLVTAGAQDSFEVFIWSMQTGRLLEVLGGHEGPVSCLCFSPVQSILASISWDRTVRLWDMLDSWQTKETLRLTSDGLAVSYRPDGQELAVATLNGEISFWNPQTAAQLGSIAGRHDLETGRKETDKITAKQLAKGKSFTSLCYSADGESILAGGQSKFVCIYNIREQILMKKFEISCNLSLDAMEEFLDRRKMTEFGSIALVDEGVGDGDGVQLSLPGVRKGDMSSRHFKPEIRVTSLRFSPTGRSWAATSTEGLLIYSLDGALVFDPYDLDLDVTPLSVRRQLRKMEWASAIVLAFRLNESVLTQEVLEAIPHQQIPVVCGSLPDVYVEKLLGFLASALEKSGHLQFYLSWAQSLLTQHGQKLKSRSTAILPTIQSLQKSIQRHFEDLSKLCDWNMYTIRYAVALSKQRGVKRGADKQGQEEEEDEEEEEMSDKMSEASLMIL, via the exons ATGAAGTTTGCATACAGG TTCTCCAACCTGTTGGGAGCTGTTTACCGCCATGGGAACCTGAGCTTCTCCAAGGATGGAAACTCTGTGATCAGTCCGGTTGGAAATCGAATATCTGTCTTTGACTTGAAAAA TAACAAGTCTGAAACGCTGCCAGTGTCCACAACGAAGAACATTACTTGTGTTGGCCTTTCCCCGGATGGCTGCTTGGCAGTGTTGGTTGATGAAG ATGGAGCAGCGTTGTTAGTCAGTCTTGTAACAAGGGCTTCGCTTCATCATTTCCACTTTCACAAACCTGTGAACAGTGTACGATTCTCTCCTGACGGCAG GAAGTTTGTGGTCACCAAGGAGAATGTCGCCCTGATGTACCATGCTCCTGGGAAGAAACGGGAGTTCAACGCCTTTGTGTTGGACAAGAGCTACTATGGGCCCTATGATGAGACCACCTGCATCGACTGGACAGACGACTCCAA GTGCTTTGTTGTGGGAAGCAAAGACATGTCGACCTGGGTGTTTGGAGCCGAGCGCTGGGCCAACCTGATCTACTACTCTCTAGGAGGACACAAGGACCTCATCGTCGGTTGCTTCTTTGAAAAAGACAGTTTGGAT TTGTACACAGTGAGTCAGGAtgggatgctgtgtgtgtgggagagcgaCACGGAGCCGGATGGCCTGGTTCTCAGGAGGCCCCGGGAGACCCCACAACCAGCGGGGAGACCGAGCACCCGAGGGGACCagtctgaggaggaagagaacagggaggaaggagaggagggagagcctCGAGGGGAGGTTGTCAAAGGAAAGGCAGATGGGCCAATAGAAACGGAGGGAGTAGCAAACGTCAGATACAAACTGATTAGCAA GCATTTTTTCAACAAGGAAGGCGACTTCAACAACCTGACGGCAGCCACCTTCCACAAACCGACACACATCCTGGTGACGGGCTTTGCATCTGGGGTCTTCCACCTCCACGAGCTCCCTGATTTCAACCTCATTCACTCCCTCAGCATCTCTGACCAGAGGATTGCCTCAGTGGCTATCAACGGCTCCGGAGACTGGATAGGCTTTGGCTGCTCAG GGTTAGGACAGCTGTTGGTGTGGGAATGGCAGAGCGAGTCATACGTCTTCAAGCAGCAGGGACACTTCAACAACATGGCCGCCCTGGCCTACTCTCCTGACGGCCAGTACATTGTAACAGGAGGGGATGATGGGAAA GTGAAGGTATGGAACACCAGCAGTGGCCTGTGCTTCGTCACCTTCACCGAGCACACCAGCAGTGTCACCAATGTCACCTTCACCTCCAGCGGCTTTGTCATCGTCAGCGCATCTCTCGATGGCACCGTCCGAGCTTTCGACCTGCACAG GTACCGCAACTTCCGGACGTTCACGTCCCCGCGGCCCACTCAGTTCTCCTCTCTGGCGGTGGACCCCAGCGGGGATCTGGTGACAGCTGGAGCCCAAGACTCCTTCGAGGTCTTCATCTGGTCCATGCAGACCGGGCGCCTGCTGGAG GTCCTGGGGGGTCATGAGGGCCCAGTGAGCTGCCTGTGCTTCAGCCCGGTCCAGTCTATCCTGGCCAGCATCTCGTGGGACCGCACCGTGCGTCTCTGGGACATGCTGGACAGCTGGCAGACCAAAGAGACCCTGCGCCTCACCTCCGACG GCCTGGCCGTGTCCTACCGCCCAGACGGGCAGGAGCTGGCAGTGGCCACCCTGAACGGAGAGATCTCCTTCTGGAACCCCCAGACGGCCGCGCAGCTAGGCTCCATCGCCGGGCGTCACGACTTGGAGACAGGCcgcaaagagacagacaagatCACTGCCAAACAGCTAGCGAAGGGAAA GTCCTTTACGTCGCTGTGCTACTCGGCGGACGGGGAGTCTATACTGGCTGGCGGTCAGTCCAAGTTTGTCTGCATCTACAACATCAGGGAGCAGATCCTCATGAAGAAGTTTGAGATCTCCTGCAACTTGTCTCTGGACGCCATGGAG GAGTTTTTGGATCGGCGGAAGATGACAGAGTTTGGGAGTATTGCGCTGGTCGacgagggggtgggggatggagatGGGGTCCAGCTCAGTCTGCCTGGGGTCAGGAAAG GAGACATGAGTTCTCGTCATTTCAAACCTGAGATCAGGGTCACCTCCCTGCGTTTTTCTCCTACTG GTCGGAGCTGGGCTGCCACGTCCACAGAGGGTCTGCTCATCTATTCCCTGGACGGGGCTCTGGTCTTTGACCCCTACGACCTCGACCTCGACGTGACCCCGCTCAGCGTCCGCCGCCAGCTGCGGAAGATGGAGTGGGCGTCGGCTATCGTGCTGGCGTTCCGCCTCAACGAGAGTGTCCTCACACAGGAGGTCCTAGAGGCCATCCCACATCAGCAGA tcccgGTGGTGtgcggctccctccctgacgtGTACGTCGAGAAGCTGCTGGGCTTCTTGGCGTCGGCCCTGGAGAAGTCTGGTCACCTGCAGTTCTACTTGAGCTGGGCGCAGTCTCTCCTCACTCAGCACGGACAGAAGCTCAAGAGCAG GTCTACGGCCATACTACCCACCATTCAGTCTCTTCAGAAGAGTATCCAAAGGCATTTTGAGGATCTCTCAAAACT GTGCGACTGGAACATGTACACCATCCGATATGCTGTGGCCCTGTCCAAGCAGAGGGGCGTAAAGAGAGGCGCAGACAaacaggggcaggaggaggaggaggacgaggaggaggaagagatgtcaGACAAGATGAGTGAAGCTTCACTGATGATCCTGTAG
- the gk gene encoding glycerol kinase isoform X3 — protein sequence MNGSMAASSNRVMLGPLVAAIDQGTSSTRFLVFNAKTAELLSHHQVEIKQSFPKEGWVEQDPKDILQSVYECMERTCEKLTQLNIDISNIKAIGVTNQRETTIVWDKETGEPLYNAIVWLDLRTQSTVERLINKTPGRNKNHLKHKTGLPISTYFSAVKLRWLMDNVDEVHKAILTHRAMFGTIDSWLIWCLTGGKKGGVHCTDVTNASRTMLFNIHTMEWDPELCKYFDIPMEILPKVRSSSEIYGLMKISSSLTSGSLSGIPISGCLGDQSAALVGQMCFQDGQAKNTYGTGCFLLRNTGAKPVMSDHGLLTTVAYKLGRDKPACYALEGSVAIAGAVVRWLKDNLGIIQTSTELEKLAASVGTSYGCYFVPAFSGLYAPYWEPSARGIICGLTQFTNKSHLAFAALEAVCFQTREIMDAMNQDSGIPLSQLQVDGGMTSNRLLMQLQADILCVPVVKPSMPETTALGAAMAAGSAEGVSVWSLNPEDLSEVTSEKFEPQINPEESEFRYARWKKAVQKSMNWETTEPISNGNDC from the exons ATGAACGGCAGCATGGCTGCATCTTCAAATCGGGTTATGCTGGGGCCGTTAGTAGCTGCCATTGACCAGGGCACAAGCTCTACACGGTTTTTG GTGTTCAATGCCAAAACAGCAGAGCTTCTCAGCCACCACCAGGTTGAGATAAAACAGAGTTTCCCCAAAGAAGG CTGGGTGGAACAAGATCCCAAAGATATACTCCAGTCTGTTTATGAGTGCATGGAGAGGACATGTGAAAAACTCACCCAGCTCAACATAGACATCTCCAATATCAAAG CAATCGGAGTGActaaccagagagagaccacaatAGTTTGGGATAAGGAGACAGGCGAGCCACTTTACAATGCTATTG tgtggctaGATTTGCGGACGCAGTCAACAGTAGAGCGGCTCATCAACAAGACCCCTGGACGCAACAAGAACCACCTGAAG CACAAGACCGGCCTTCCCATCAGTACTTACTTCAGCGCTGTGAAGCTCCGCTGGCTGATGGATAACGTGGATGAGGTCCACAAGGCGATCCTGACACACCGAGCCATGTTCGGGACCATTGACTCCTGGCTCATCTGG TGTCTGACaggggggaagaaaggaggTGTCCACTGCACCGATGTGACCAACGCCAGCAGGACTATGCTCTTCAACATCCACACCATGGAGTGGGACCCAGAGCTCTGCAA ATATTTTGATATTCCAATGGAGATCCTGCCGAAAGTTAGGAGTTCCTCTGAAATCTACGGTTTAATG AAAATAAGTTCTAGCCTG ACATCCGGCTCGCTCTCTGGTATTCCAATCTCAGGG TGTCTTGGGGACCAATCAGCTGCCCTTGTTGGACAAATGTGCTTTCAAGATGGACAGGCCAAAAACac GTATGGGACTGGCTGTTTTCTGCTGAGAAACACTGGAGCCAAG CCCGTCATGTCTGACCACGGCCTTCTGACCACCGTGGCTTACAAACTGGGCCGAGACAAACCCGCCTGCTATGCCTTAGAG GGTTCAGTGGCCATTGCGGGAGCTGTAGTACGCTGGTTAAAGGACAACCTAGGCATCATTCAGACCTCCACTGAGCTGG AGAAGTTGGCTGCTTCTGTAGGGACGTCGTACGGGTGTTACTTTGTTCCTGCGTTCTCTGGCTTGTACGCCCCCTACTGGGAGCCCAGCGCACGAGG AATAATTTGCGGCCTGACTCAGTTCACTAACAAAAGTCACCTGGCCTTCGCTGCATTAGAAGCTGTGTGTTTCCAGACAAGAGAG ATTATGGATGCGATGAACCAGGACAGTGGGATCCCTTTGTCTCAGCTGCAGGTAGACGGGGGCATGACCTCCAACAGACTGCTAATGCAGCTGCAAGCAGATATACTCTGCGTACCTGtcg TGAAGCCATCCATGCCGGAGACCACAGCTCTGGGGGCTGCCATGGCAGCGGGGTCAGCAGAAGGGGTCAGTGTGTGGAGCCTTAACCCAGAGGACCTCAGCGAGGTCACTTCCGAGAAGTTTGAGCCACAGATCAACCCGGAAG AGAGTGAATTTAGGTATGCTCGCTGgaagaaagctgtgcagaaatcCATGAACTGGGAGACCACAGAGCCCATCAGCAATGGAAACG ACTGCTAG